The region CATCAATATTAAAACGTTTCTTAAAAAGCTCGGGGGAAACAAGAATCAGGGATTCTCTTTTCTGGATTTCGCCCCCTACGTAATAGGGAAGCCCGCAGTTGGCGAACGACACGTACGGACCTTTCTCCAGGATAACGATCTCCGCCTCCTCGTTAACACGCCGTGCTTTGGTCGCGGCGGATGCCCCGGCCGCCACCCCGCCCACGATGACAATCTTCATTTCTCCATGCTCCTTTCAAGTTGATTAGCGCTAATTTTTCTGCTAATTATTATATATCAATTATACGATATGAGGAAACTTTTTGCACATGTTTTCACAAATTTTGGAGAATAACAAGACCTGCCTCCATTGCAGGTCCTGCTAGTCGACAAAGTCGAACTCCAGCCCGTTGATGCGGACGACATCGCCGTCCCGCGCTCCTTTCTCCCTTAATGCATTCTCTACGCCCATTTTGCGCAGGATCTGGAGGAACCTCTTTAACGCCGCCTCATGGCGCAGGTTCGTCCTGGATAACAACCTTTCGACCTCTCGGCCGGTTACAACCCAAACGCCGTGTTCATTGTTAATTTCAAAAGGTTCACCCCTTTCAACCCTAACAACGCGCATCTCTTTCTCGCCTGTGGGCAGCGGTTCTTCCGGAATTTCATCCAGCAGGGCCGCAGCCCTGCGCATCAATTCCCTTAAGCCATCTCCGGTAACCGCGGAAACAGGGTGGATTTCGTACTTGCCGCCCAGCTCCTTTCTTAACCTTTCCACATTTTCCGCCGAACCCGGCAGATCCGTCTTATTAGCCACAATCAACTGGCGGCGCGATTTTAAAGCAGGGTTATACAGTTCCAGTTCCTGATTGATGACCTTGAAATCATCCAGCGGATCGCGTCCTTCTGAACCGGAGACATCCAGCACATGAAGTAAAAGCCTTGTCCTTTCCACGTGGCGCAAGAAGCGGTGCCCCAGGCCGACTCCCTCACTGGCGCCTTCCACCAAACCTGGTATGTCGACCAGAACAAAACTCTTTCCCTCTTCCACGCGCACCACACCCAAGTTAGGGTCTATAGTCGTAAAATGATAGTCTGCTATTTTCGGCCTGGCGGCAGAAACACGGGAAAGGATGGTGGACTTGCCCACATTGGGGAAGCCGATCAGCCCCACGTCGGCGAGTAATTTTAATTCCAGTTCAAACCATGCCTCTTCTCCCGGCTCCCCGTTCTCCGCATACTCGGGAGCCTTGTTAACCGGTGAGGCAAAACGCGCATTCCCCCGTCCCCCGCGGCCACCCCGGGCAGCAACGAAAACCTGGCCGTGCTCCAACAGGTCGGCCGCTACTACTCCCGTCTCCGCCCTTTTGACGACCGTCCCTACAGGAACCCGCACAATCAAGTCCTCTCCGTTGGCCCCATGCATGTTCTTACTCCCGCCGTGTTCGCCTCGCTCTGCCTTATAATGCCTTTTATAACGGAAGTCGACAAGGGTACGCAGGCCCTCGTCTGCCTGGAGAATGACGCTGCCGCCGTCTCCACCGTCACCCCCAGACGGGCCTCCCTCCGGGACGTATTTTTCACGGCGAAAGGCCACCATGCCGTTTCCGCCGTCACCGCCTTGGACATAGATCCTGGCATAGTCATAAAACATAGGATTCAGGCCTTTCTTTTTATTATCTCCAGTAAAATAAGGTTTTCTTCCTCTTTTTTTACCAAAAGCGCGAACCGCCCCCGGAATTTTTTCTGCAGCCTGCATACCGCTCCCAGCACTTTACCAACAGACGCGCTTTTTGGAGAAAACACCTCTATGTAAACCGAAGGTCCTCCCGTTACCTGCAAACGGGTTTTCAGGTTCTTCTCCGGGATTTCTTCCCCAAGCACAGTCAGCAGTTTCTGCAAAAGACGGGTCAGGATAATATCGTCCTCTTCCCAGGCGCCCAGGTCATCTTCGATCTCCACAGCAAAGAAAACCCTTTCGTTGTGAAGAGAAGT is a window of Peptococcaceae bacterium DNA encoding:
- a CDS encoding Spo0B domain-containing protein, producing MAFLQQMLEAHRTLRHDFMNDLQVILGYLQMGQEDKARDYVRKAAASLEGFHSLARIKLPALQSLLTCFLTSLHNERVFFAVEIEDDLGAWEEDDIILTRLLQKLLTVLGEEIPEKNLKTRLQVTGGPSVYIEVFSPKSASVGKVLGAVCRLQKKFRGRFALLVKKEEENLILLEIIKRKA
- the obgE gene encoding GTPase ObgE, which produces MFYDYARIYVQGGDGGNGMVAFRREKYVPEGGPSGGDGGDGGSVILQADEGLRTLVDFRYKRHYKAERGEHGGSKNMHGANGEDLIVRVPVGTVVKRAETGVVAADLLEHGQVFVAARGGRGGRGNARFASPVNKAPEYAENGEPGEEAWFELELKLLADVGLIGFPNVGKSTILSRVSAARPKIADYHFTTIDPNLGVVRVEEGKSFVLVDIPGLVEGASEGVGLGHRFLRHVERTRLLLHVLDVSGSEGRDPLDDFKVINQELELYNPALKSRRQLIVANKTDLPGSAENVERLRKELGGKYEIHPVSAVTGDGLRELMRRAAALLDEIPEEPLPTGEKEMRVVRVERGEPFEINNEHGVWVVTGREVERLLSRTNLRHEAALKRFLQILRKMGVENALREKGARDGDVVRINGLEFDFVD